AATTATGCTAAATAAAGTCTATTTATTTACTCgactgcttttttttttttaatacaaataaCAGCTGGTAGCCTAGTTGTATTCATTCAGTTGACATGCGCAAATCAATTGATTTTCAAGGGACACAGTTTCAATGTTTGTCGTGTTTACTTCTAGCAAAACGTTAAGTCTATTAAATAATTTGgtttaattttatgttttttttattttgaaataaatatatatggaATAAACTAATTTCTAATGGAGCGAAACAAtggtataaaatatttatcttaaagatttaaaattgatCTGTTCGTAAGTTTAAAATGTAGACGAAGAATCGTTCATATATTTATGCAAGACCGCcacaaatatttgttattgttgttgagtttggcCATAAAATCTCTTGACACccttttaaaataaatacaagATGATAGAAGAAGGGGACAGGAGGTTGTTGTATCTAGTATATCACCTAGATTGGTCTATGAAGTCATGTTCTACTTTATACTTGTCTGTTAATCAGACTAAAAGTTTAAATATAGTCAACGGATTTCAAtaggtcttttttttttttttttaattttttagtaATATAATGTGACATTTGATATAATCAGCtcaaaagaaatataaaatttttaaaaatctgtaactaaaactaattcatatatttaaatattctaGGTGAAGTCGATTCGCAATGTTCCCGTTCTAATCCAATCAAGAcgagtaaattaaatttaatggaTACCAATTCGTTAAATATTCCTCCGCCCAATTTACACTCATCCAAAGCTATAAATCCCAATAAGGCCGTGTTTACCATCGATGCCAATACgggtaaaatatttattgtcaACAATAAGGCATGCCAGCTCTTGGGTTATACATCTCACGAATTGAggaatacaaaattttttgatttactTCATTGTAAGACCGATAATCATATTTCCGCTCTGGCGGAAATGCAAATCGATGGCGATGAAGGAATTGTCGTTTTATTGAGTGGCAAAGTGATTGAAATGAAAACTAAACATAATACCAAAATTGTTGTCTCACTATGGATACGTCAGATAGACAACGAGGGCCGTAATATAGCTGTCGCAGAGCCGGTACAAAGACATATTTGTCAAATAAGTATTGATCGTTTTGGTGGCATAACGAATGCTGATACGACAACGGCAACTATATTTCTATATGATTCGCCAGATGATATAATTGGTGTTAATATTCAAACGTTAATACCATTCATGAAATTACCAGATCCAGATGTTAGGGAGATACCAAAATATCTGCGTAAACAACGAGCCACAGGACGCACTACGGATAAGGTAAAATTCCCGCTTTGCCTACTGATATCTCCACATGAGCCTTCTCTACCATCGTATACGAATACGAATAATAGTTTCTACAATATAACTATTTGGGTTTTCCAAAATCTAAGCGGACTTATTGTCGTCGATGAATTGGGTTTTATTCAGACGTGCAATCAACCTTTTTCTCTGCTAATGTTTGGCTATAGTCAGGATAAAATTCTCAATATGCATATTTCATCAATATTGCCAAATTTCGGCAAAGATATTGCAGAAGATAAAAGTCCTAATATTTCGAATACATCGATTGCAAGTAATGATTGGGAACCAGACACTGATCCGCTTATCATAGATAACATTGATACATCGCTGCAATCTAGCAAGAGGTCGTCAGGAGTCAAATTGGAAGCCCTGAATTCAACATGTGACTTAATCAATAATGGTTCAACTGGAACAAACTCGAACCAGGAAACGCATCCAGAAATGTTATATGGTCGAGAGTCCAGCGATTGGGTAGTCGATGACATTTTAACACCTGTAAATGCATCAAATCACATTCTTTCCAAAGAATTTGAGAAATCCCAATCACATTCCAGTGACCTTGGACTGGACAAGATGAAATCGACGTCTTCGGATGTATTCGATTCGGCGAGCAGTAATCCTAATACCAAACTATTGAGCTGTGTTAATGGAAGCTTCATCGGTGAAGCAATTCATGCCGATGGAACTGTAATCGATGTTGTCTACTCCGTGTCGCTTCAAATTTTACCTTGTTCGAGTCAAGTGTATTGCATTTGGGTTTGTCGTGATCCCAATACCCGCTTCGACAATGATAAATACGAATATACGAATCTAACGTCAACATTCAATAGCATGACTAGTACAATTGAGCAATCCCTGGGTCAAGTAATAAAGACGACGGCAGCTCAGAATTCCAGTCGACCGAATTCTCTCTCGCTAATGTCCAAATGTGAGGATGATTTGTTCTCTGGAGAATATAGTAAGCATTATACATCGATCCAGCAAATTGGAAAAGGTGCTTATGGTTATGTGAATATGGCATTTCGAAATACAGATCGCCTTTTAGTTGTTACAAAGTTTATACTTAAGGAAAAGCTGTGCTCACAGTTTATGATTAAGAATCATGATTGCAAGGAAATGCCCATCGAAATACATTTGCTGCAGACGTTGAAACATAAGAATATTGTTGCCGTATTGGATGTATTTGAAAACGAATTATTCTATCAATTGGTCATGGAGAAACATGGCTCTGGCATGGATTTGTGGACATTCATTGAGAGGCGTCCATTGATGGATGAGAAATTGGGTAGTTACATTTTCCGTCAAATAGCAGATGCTGTGTATCATTTGCATAAGAACAAAATTTTACATCGTGATATAAAGGATGAGAATATAATCATCGATCataaattcaatattaaattgattgattttggCTCTGCCACATTTATGGAAGAGGGTAAATACTTTTCAACATTCTACGGTACAACTGAATACTGCAGTCCGGAGGTCCTTGCCGGAAATAAGTACGCTGGTCCTGAACTTGAAATGTGGTCACTGGGTGTTACATTGTATGTGCTAATGTTTTTCGAAAATCCCTTTATCGATGTTGAAGAAACCTTAAAGGCAGAAGTTCAAATACCAAATATGGTCTCAGAACCATTTAGTGTCCTGCTCTCATCCATGCTGCATAAAGATCCGAAGTTTCGTTGCACAATGGATCAGTTGATAAATCATTCTTGGATTACCCAAGAAGTTAACCCATCTTTGTTTAACTTCTCTTGGATTGTACCTTGCAAGCCTCATGAAGCGAATCCGGAAACATACTTTTCCGGTCACTTATATTCGAGTACATCCGTTTTGTCAACTATTTCACCACAGGAGAGCTTTTCTCAAATTGAAGATTGTTCTATTGCCGATTGTGATGTGGACAAGTGTGAATTCAATGAATCCGATATTAAATTCTCAGCAAAAAAAGGTAAGATTGAAATAAAGAAtagagaataagaaaataaagaaaatagaaTGGTTTGATAGAAAAGAATATAGTTAGATACTTAAATTTCATAGTTATACATTAACCCATACTTTTTCATTTCAGTTCCAATTATAGAAAGTCGTTTGGACCACCTGGATACGAAGCCAGTTCAAGTGAATTCATCGGTCAGTCAAAACGAATTAAGAACAACATTGTTAACGTCAACACCAAGGGAAAGTACAAGCAAAATATGCTGCTCCAGATCGGAGAACAATATATTTGAGAAAAAACTGGAGCCCAGCATCTCAGTTTACAACGTTGTTAGTTTGCACGACATCACTTTAAAGAAAATCCCAAATCTTTTTAAAGCCCAGAATTTGACAGTTGCGAATGGCAGCAAAGATGCGCTAAGGgtacagaaaataaaaaatctatACTTAGAAAACATAGAAACAAATGTAGAATGAAATTGGATTGCAATGACAATGAAGAAATGCACTACTGATTATTTAACATTCATGATCATTTGAAATGTTAGAAATATGAAAATGAGAGAGCTCATTGGCAAAGAAGTGCTTTAGACAtacttgttttttattacattaaaacatttatatatatgtatatgtatatattacaAAAATAATAGAATACCTAAGATCTAATGCAAGCTTAAACCAATTCAACtgtaaaatacataaattgtGCAAATAATCCGATGCTATATGTTGTCATTGTTTCCAGCTTAAGCACATGTTGCTAACGCATTGATGTTTAAATTGTTGGATTCCTTTCAATAAACAGTAGTCAAATCACTCACCATTAAATTTTAGAAGGATATCTTTTAATGGGAGTTTTGTCGAATTTAAATTGCCAACTGTTTgtgacaaaaaataaaagaaaaatgaaagaaagacCAGTCTGTAAAGGACAGAGAGAAAGGTAAAAAGTAAAAGGTCGGCAGTTATTTGATTTGATCGAACAGATTGTGAGGTTTTcaggaaatttataaaattagcATCTCTGATAAGacataatttaataaaaaaaattcaaaatcatTATAATCATCGAAGCATATAttcttaaaatttgtttttcaattcaATGTCGTAATGAAAGAAACCCGTTATTTGAATCTGCcattgtcaaaaaaaaaaataccaaaagcAATCGTGCAGTATTTTTAAGCCAATTTGCATTGCAATCGATAAGATTGATATCGATAAGCCGAAACACAGTAGACAAGAGGAAAATCGCGAGTGTTTGTTGTTGGAAATGAATAGccaaaataacaataaataaattaaaatggaATATGAAACTTCCTTATCCGAATTAAGTGGTAATAAGTTTAATATACTTTTGCACGAAAACAAGTGTTTCAGTTGCTACAATTGCATGTGTCTACATCAAAATTAGTACATAATATACGTAAATggacacacactcacacacaaacacagacgACCACATAGTTTTCGTTTATATGAAAGCGGTGTTCTTATTtatgtacttatgtatatgtatatatacaaatgtgcAATTATGAAtatgaaaatgcaaaatatatgAATGTAATTATGTTACAAAAGctccaaaaatttgttaatcGGCTTATAAAACAAACACGAAACATATGCAAGTGACCCAAAACACACGcctatataattttatatatgcatttacatacataaatgtatatatgtatgtatgtatgttaacATATAaaccatatgtacatacattgtTATCtttgcaaaaaacaaaacaaaatacgaCACCCTAATTTATTAATCAAAGTATAAACAAATTgtgatgtgttttttttttttgttacatacatatgcagtctgttttttataaaaaaggGAATACCGCTACTGCTACGGCTATCGAtataaaacttttcaaattggGGAATATTGGTGTCAGGAAAACAAAATGactaacaaaaatatatagaaattcaTTCATATAAGGAGTTGAAAATGATTAATAAAATGAATCGATTAATTATGTGAAACGTCTGCCCTCATAGTAAAGAGAACAAAGGGTACTTTATAGACAGCGCTTAATATAAAACGAAAGGACACTCTACTTgggtgagaaaaaaaaaacagaaaacccCTCGAAAAAGCTTAAATGTATGGGCTCGGATTTCTTTTTATAGATtgatccaaaaaaaaaaaaactgggtCAAAAATAGAATGCGTCCACAATTTTGGATTTGATAAAATCTATTAAAAATTAGGATAGTCTTCATATGTCTTGTATCCAGTGAATATTTTGGAGGCACCAGCTACAAGTCCTTAAAAATCTAGTCAAACCTTAATGGtataatgaaaaaaacaataatcCGCTGAATATGTAAAACCTTTACCTAAACAGTAAGTTTTAAAAATGATCTTTTTTTGACTAAAAACGCAATGCTTCGTTTCTTAAACATTCCAATTTAGTATACTCGTGGGCAGTtcaataaacaataaacagaTCTTGAACTGATtgaaaaatattgcaaataCTTTTGGGGGGCATTGCTTGTGTATACTTCAAGggtttatattatatattgcCAATCATGATTCACATATGTAttgaaattaagaaaaaattcaCTTTTCCATGGATAAGTTACCTTGAAAGCAAGCAAAATTTGTCGCTGACTCAGCAAAGAATTAATTGTGCAGTCAAAAGTAATAATTTTGCGACACAGGTGCACTTATGTACTTATTCTTTtctaaacaaaaaccaaccgAAACCAGATGATCTTGCTACTTTAGTTCACTTTGAATTAAGACAGGTGTAAAGGCAATTACAAACTGTAAATAGTTAGTTAATAACAAGGATGTAACATCTTCCTAAAGGGTATTTCGTATTTGTCATTGTTTAGAATAAGTAATAGAATTTTAGAATCTCTTGAAAATTTGCCAAAAGGGAAAAGAGACACActtaatgaaaaattttgcaaatctTTAAAAACTACAtactaaaaacaaatttttgtgacATAATTTTCTTTACAGATTTAGCTCCAACAAGCTTTAATAAAAGGCTCCTCCTATTAATCGAATATATTTTAAGTGAATCGGTCGCTGATCGAAAATGGACAACCGAATTGGAAGAAGATACAAATGGTCATCATTTTTCATTGGACTATTTATTGGATACACTTATAGTGCTTTATGATGAGTGCAGCAATTCATCGCTGCGTAGAGAAAAGGGAGTTTCGGATTTTCTGAAACTATGTATgttatttcaatattcaaaAGTAGTAGTTAAcgaatttaataaaatcattttACATTCGTTTATTTTCAGCTAAACCCTTCGTCCACATAATACGAAAATTGCGATTATGTCGTGAAGATTtcgaaatattaaaaatcatTGGCCGCGGGGCCTTTGGTGAGGTCTGCGTGGTTCAAATGAATTCAACggaaaaaatatttgccatgaaaattttaaataaatgggAAATGTTAAAACGTGCCGAAACGGCATGTTTTCGAGAAGAGCGCGATGTTTTAGTATTTGGAGATCGGCAATGGATAACCAATTTGCATTATGCGTTTCAGGATAATATTAATTTGGTATGTATTTCGATTGTAATAATATTTAACTAATAGTCTTAATTCAGACTAATGAAt
The nucleotide sequence above comes from Drosophila willistoni isolate 14030-0811.24 chromosome 2L unlocalized genomic scaffold, UCI_dwil_1.1 Seg72.1, whole genome shotgun sequence. Encoded proteins:
- the LOC6637996 gene encoding PAS domain-containing serine/threonine-protein kinase; protein product: MERNNGEVDSQCSRSNPIKTSKLNLMDTNSLNIPPPNLHSSKAINPNKAVFTIDANTGKIFIVNNKACQLLGYTSHELRNTKFFDLLHCKTDNHISALAEMQIDGDEGIVVLLSGKVIEMKTKHNTKIVVSLWIRQIDNEGRNIAVAEPVQRHICQISIDRFGGITNADTTTATIFLYDSPDDIIGVNIQTLIPFMKLPDPDVREIPKYLRKQRATGRTTDKVKFPLCLLISPHEPSLPSYTNTNNSFYNITIWVFQNLSGLIVVDELGFIQTCNQPFSLLMFGYSQDKILNMHISSILPNFGKDIAEDKSPNISNTSIASNDWEPDTDPLIIDNIDTSLQSSKRSSGVKLEALNSTCDLINNGSTGTNSNQETHPEMLYGRESSDWVVDDILTPVNASNHILSKEFEKSQSHSSDLGLDKMKSTSSDVFDSASSNPNTKLLSCVNGSFIGEAIHADGTVIDVVYSVSLQILPCSSQVYCIWVCRDPNTRFDNDKYEYTNLTSTFNSMTSTIEQSLGQVIKTTAAQNSSRPNSLSLMSKCEDDLFSGEYSKHYTSIQQIGKGAYGYVNMAFRNTDRLLVVTKFILKEKLCSQFMIKNHDCKEMPIEIHLLQTLKHKNIVAVLDVFENELFYQLVMEKHGSGMDLWTFIERRPLMDEKLGSYIFRQIADAVYHLHKNKILHRDIKDENIIIDHKFNIKLIDFGSATFMEEGKYFSTFYGTTEYCSPEVLAGNKYAGPELEMWSLGVTLYVLMFFENPFIDVEETLKAEVQIPNMVSEPFSVLLSSMLHKDPKFRCTMDQLINHSWITQEVNPSLFNFSWIVPCKPHEANPETYFSGHLYSSTSVLSTISPQESFSQIEDCSIADCDVDKCEFNESDIKFSAKKVPIIESRLDHLDTKPVQVNSSVSQNELRTTLLTSTPRESTSKICCSRSENNIFEKKLEPSISVYNVVSLHDITLKKIPNLFKAQNLTVANGSKDALRVQKIKNLYLENIETNVE